GACCCGACCGAAGCCGGAGACGGCTCCAGGGCAAGTCGGATCCGATTGATGCGGAAAACGCAGCGCGTGCCGTTCTGGCCGGTCGGGCAACCGCCATCCCCAAAGAGCAATCCGGTGTGGCTGAGGCCTTGCGCATTGCCTGTGTTGCGCGGCGGAGTGCCGTCAAAGCCAAAACCCAGGCGATTAACCAACTACGGGCGCTACTGGTGAGTGCGCCTGCTGATATTCGCGCCCGGCTGTGGCGTAGTAAACCTGAGGCCTGTGTGGCGATCTGTGCACGGTTACGCACGCTTGGGGATACGCCGCACTTACAGGTATTGGCGGCCACTTTAAGCTCCCTTGCCAAACGTTGGCGTGCATTGGCTGACGAAGTAGACGAACATGACAAGGTGTTGGATGCCCTTACGAAACAGCATGCTAAGCGCTTGAGGAATCAGTTTGGGGTCGGGCCACAGACCGCCGCAGTGCTGCTGTCAGTCGCAGGTGATAATCCTGAACGGCTGAAAAGCGAAGCGGCATTAGCGGCCCTGTGTGGCGCCAATCCGTTGCCGGCATCGTCTGGTAAGACCATCCGGCACCGCCTCAACCGAGGTGGCAGCCGGACGGCCAACAACGCGCTATGGACCATTGCTATGGTGCGTATGCGCAGTGAGCCCCGAACGCGGGCCTATGTGGAACGTCGAATGGGGGAAGGCCTCTCAACGAAGGAGATCCGTCGGTGTCTGAAACGGTATATCGCCAGAGAGCTGTATCCTCTGATCCTCGCGGACCTGGCAGAATCAGTACGGGTGCCTTGACATAGGAGCGTCAATGCACCGATGGAGCGGCTCTTTCGCAGTGTGAAAAGTGAGTGGGTACCGAAGTGTGGATACACCAGCCTGGATCAGGCGATCAAGGATATCGGTGACTACCTGATGAGCTATTACAACGAACAGAGGCCTCATTGCCACAACGGTGGTTTAACTCCGGTGATGAGGGAAAAAGAGGCTAAGAAGCTGTCCGGAAATAGTTGACCACTACACCGTTGTCTCGCATTGTCCAGGAGCAGGTTCGTCCTCAGCTAGGCATGAACTTCGGGAACGCCGAGAATCCCCAATGCGGCGGTATCCCGCTGGATAAGATCGCAGAGATTGACTGGAGCAAGGTCAACCTGGACGAGTGGCTTGGGATTCTGCAACAGAACGGCAAGTTTCCGGACCCGAGCTCGCTAAACCTCGACAGCCTGACCGGAGCCGGTAGCGACTTCAACATTGACGGTAGCCGCAAGAACGCCCAGGAAAGGACACTGGAGCGCTTGAACGGCGTCGACGTAGATAAGGCGCGGCGCGACTTGGCGTCCGAGATCTTCCCGGACTGGGACGGCTCGAATTGAGATCCACCCCGTTAAAACCAGCATCATGCTGGCTTTAATCATTGATGAAAACTTTCACATGTGAAAGTTCTCTCGTGATTCTCGTTCTTTGCGCCCGAAAAGGGCACTTCCAGAGGCGAGGTTTTTAGACGCCACCCAGCAAAATTACCCCTGTGATCAAATTCATCAGGGGAACCTATGCAGCAGACAATCCAAATCGAAAGTGACACTGGTCACGGGCATCTACAGCTTCTGTCAGTGCACGAAGTAACGGCTCTACTGAAGATTTCCGCGCCAACGCTTCAACGAATCCGGGCCAACGATCCAACTTTCCCCCGACCCTATCGTCTGGCTGGAGAGCGGACACTGCGCTATCGGGTCGACCAACTTGAATCCTGGCTGGCGTCTCGTCTGGTTGAGTCTGATGAAGCCTGCTAGTAGATATATGGAGGGCAATAAAAAGCACCGCAAGCCAGCCGCCGAAGTGCTGGCTGCGAGAGTGGATGAAGCGAAGCAGGCGGCTCTACTTCAACACACGAAGCAGGAGATAAAAGACCTGCAACTCTCGCTATTCGACATTGCTCCCTGGTCCGACAATATGCGGGTCATGCCGAACGACTACTCTCGATCGGCGCTGTTCACTGTGCGCAACAAGCGCACTCCCCGTGCGGCCTTGCAGAACCACCCCATTTACCATGTCAACAAAGACGTGAATATAACCTATACAGGTGTTGAGCTGCGCGCTCAGGACGACGAGCTGGTTTGGCAGCAGGTACTGGAATATTCCAAACGGTCGCCATTGGGCGAGCCAATTACTTTCACGTTCTACAGACTTTGCCAGGATTTGGGTTGGTCGATCAACAAAGCCTATTACACCAAGGCCGAAGAATGCTTGTCTCGCCTCCAGGCGTCCGCAATGGCCTTTTCCTCCGCGCGGATCGGCCGCCTCGAATCACTGTCGCTTATCCATCGATTCCGCGTCTTGGATCGAGGCAAGAAAACATCTCTATGCCAGGTTGAAATCGACGAAGAAATCGTCGTGCTCTTCGCTGGCGATCACTATTCGAAATTCGTCTGGGAAAAGTACCGCAAGCTGTCGCCCACAGCCCGGCGGATGTTCGACTACTTCGCATCCCACAAAGAGCCCTATCCGCTTAAGCTGGAGACCTTTCGGTTGATGTGCGGCTCAGAATCAACCAGAGCAAAGAAGTGGCGCGAACAGGTCGGCGCGGCCTGTGACGAGCTGTGCGAGAACGACATGGTGGCAAGTGCCTGGGTTCATAATGACTTGGTGCACTGCAAACGGTGACTCTGGGTTTAAACACCATCTCTATCCCTTCTGATTTCCAACACCCTTCCCTCCAATCATTCCTTCTGCGCACACCACAAAACGCCCTGGACGACCGACCAGCCTGTGCATAAGTCCTGAATTATCTCTGGGGAATGCGGCCAATACTGATAAGTGGGGGGCTTTCATTGACATTTGAGGGGCAACCCCCTCGGCAAGCTACTGACAAATGAGGGGCGCGTTGCTATTTTGGCTGTTTCCGAGCCGCGACAGCGCGGTAAAACGCCAGCGCAACTGCGAGTTATCCACTATTGCTGTGGGCAACCCTGTTGGAAACCCAGCCGGATTACTGACATTTGAGGGGCAACGTTATTGATATTTGAGGGGCGCTATCATTGACATTTGAGGGGCCAACTATTGACATTTGACGGGCACCTTATTGACATAAGAGGGGCAGGATATTTGATTTTTATTTTTCAAAATCAAACTCTTACATGGGATATCCACACCCATATAACCTTATCTTTAACCTCTTATTTAACCTTTTCTATAAACCAATATTTATTTTAACCCGCCTGCTCAAGAAACAATCAAGCGTTATCTGTGAAGTCTACACCGTTAGAGTCTGATCATCAGGTACCCCATGAACCTCGTCAGAAAGCCACAGAACTCAAGGCGGTGACCCTGCATGTGAAATCAGAGAGTAGCAATACCGCTCAAATTGTCCGAAAAGGGCAATTCCAGAGGTCGGCCTCGAAGGGTGATCAAGAGAAAATAACAGCAACTCCTGACCACCCAAGGGAAAGATTATGACCGAGAATCAACTGGTATCCGTGCTAGAACAGATCCAATCACTGGCCATTCCTGCCAAAGAAATCATGACCATTAATGACTGTGCCATCTATACGGGCCTGTCTACCTCGTACCTGTACAAGTTGACGTCCAAGAAAGAGATCCCGTTTTTCAAACCGATGGGCAAAAGGGTCTACTTCAAGCGCTCGGAAATCGACCAGTGGTTGCTGCGTAACAAGCAAGGGGAAGCCTCATGACACAGGCGAACCGATTCTCTCCGCCGCCAGCGGAGACTCGGGGAGAGATCCTCCGTGCTTACAATGAGTCCGAACGGTTGATCAAAGAGGCCGAGCGCGAACGCATCACCGCCATCAGCAGGACAACCTGGTGGCGGCTGGAGAGGTCTGGTGAAGTCCCACGGCGTAAAAGAGTCGGGGGAAGCACAGTATGGCTGCTGTCGGACCTATTAGCCTGGATGCAGAAGTAGCCTCCTCTCTCGGCCCTTGGATGGGATGTGGTACCCTACGTCTACGACTGAACTTCAGGATGACTTTGGCCAACTGGTGAGTAAAGTGGTTAGTGGCCTCCTTGAAGAGTGCCAAAATTAATGCATAACGCATTGATTTTAAATAAATACAACCTAACACTCCACAAGCAGGTACAGAATATTGAATGAGTCGCCCCCGACGGTCACTCACGTCATCACCTCTCCCGTCGGCCCGCTGAGGCTGACGGCTACGGAGCAGGCGCTGCTTGGCGTCTACTTTCTGGGTGAGCAAACACAGGATGTGACGCCAGTGTGCCCCGAGCAGACGATAGTGAGCTGGGCGACACGTGAGCTGCAGGCTTATTTTGCCGGGCAGCTACGCACCTTTACGGTGCCGTTGCAACCGGTGGGGACGACTTTTCAGCTCAGCGTCTGGCAGCAGCTGCAGGCCATTCCCTGGGGTGAAACGTGCAGTTATGGCGATATTGCCCGGGCACTGGGGCAGCCCGGGGCGTCGCGCGCCGTGGGTATGGCCAATAATCGCAATCCGCTGCCGATTATCATTCCCTGCCACCGGGTGATTGGCAGTGCCGGACAACTTGTAGGGTTTGGTGGAGGATTGTCGATCAAGCAGCAGTTACTGGCCCTGGAGCAGGCGCAGTTAGGTCTGCTCTGACCGTTTTTCTATCTGTGCTTTGCAGACACTTGAACGCGCCCTATGAAGGCTCAATTCAGGGAGCGCCTCCTTATTTAATGACGTCAGGATCTGGGTGGCTGGTGCAGCGCTGTGAAAAGGCCGCATCTGTTTTATTTCGGGTCGCGACCAGACAGATAAAGCCGGTTTTTAATCAGTTTTGCTGAAGTTGAACCCTGGCTTCTATTGGTTGGTTCAATACATATGAACTGCGCCAGTTTTTATATTGTGCAGCGATCATGGGCAATAATGTGCATATATAGTCGTTAATATCCCTGATCTGTGTGCAACGTGCTGGTTTATGTTTTCGCTGAAAACAGCCGGAAGATAGCAGCTATTTTTTGCTGTTTTTTGCCAAGATTCTGTTCTTCTGCTTCACTGTGCCGCCTTTTTGCTTGCCCAATAACAAATAATAAGGATTGAGTCACAGTGGATTCTTTGCTGACCGCGCAGAATCAGGGACTGCAACGTTCCCTGTCACGCAACGCCCTGGTGTTCTTATTGCCCTCACTGGTGGGCATTCTGTTGTTCATGGTTCCTGTCAACTATCAGGGCAGCATCACCATCAGTGTGGCCGTTCTGGCGAAAAGCCTGCTGGCGGCACTGAAAGAGGTCATGCCTGAGCTGCTGACCACCGTCATAGTCGCTTCAGCGTCAGGCACCCTGCTGACCAAGGTGTTGCGTCCGCAGTGGTTGCAACGTTACACCTTTATCTACGGCCTGCTGTCACCGAACTGGATCTGGACTCTGATTCGTCTGTGCGGTGCGGTGATCGCCCTGATGCTGTACAGCGGTCATGGCCCACAGGCGGTGCTCAGCGGCAATACCGGCCAGCTGGTGTTTGGTGATTTGATGCCGGTGCTGTTCTCGGTGTTCATCTTTGCTGGCCTGCTGCTACCGCTGTTGCTGGATTTTGGTTTGCTGGAGCTGGTCGGTACCCTGATGACCCGGGTTATGCGGCCGGTATTTCAGTTGCCCGGCCGCAGTGCAGTGGACTGCTTTGCGTCCTGGCTGGGCGATGGCTCGGTCGGCATTCTGTTGACCAGCAAGCAGTATGAAGGTCGCTTCTACACCGAGCGGGAGGCAGCGGTCATTGGCACGACCTTCTCGGCGGTAT
This Pokkaliibacter sp. MBI-7 DNA region includes the following protein-coding sequences:
- a CDS encoding IS110 family transposase is translated as MNHQSNAHDVILGVDTHLDIHMGVLVSNTGQLLGELQVDTNTTGYLKLLTWAQSFGKLTRAGVEGTGTYGAGLVQVLRDHGVIVYEVNRPDRSRRRLQGKSDPIDAENAARAVLAGRATAIPKEQSGVAEALRIACVARRSAVKAKTQAINQLRALLVSAPADIRARLWRSKPEACVAICARLRTLGDTPHLQVLAATLSSLAKRWRALADEVDEHDKVLDALTKQHAKRLRNQFGVGPQTAAVLLSVAGDNPERLKSEAALAALCGANPLPASSGKTIRHRLNRGGSRTANNALWTIAMVRMRSEPRTRAYVERRMGEGLSTKEIRRCLKRYIARELYPLILADLAESVRVP
- the trfA gene encoding plasmid replication initiator TrfA gives rise to the protein MKPASRYMEGNKKHRKPAAEVLAARVDEAKQAALLQHTKQEIKDLQLSLFDIAPWSDNMRVMPNDYSRSALFTVRNKRTPRAALQNHPIYHVNKDVNITYTGVELRAQDDELVWQQVLEYSKRSPLGEPITFTFYRLCQDLGWSINKAYYTKAEECLSRLQASAMAFSSARIGRLESLSLIHRFRVLDRGKKTSLCQVEIDEEIVVLFAGDHYSKFVWEKYRKLSPTARRMFDYFASHKEPYPLKLETFRLMCGSESTRAKKWREQVGAACDELCENDMVASAWVHNDLVHCKR
- a CDS encoding helix-turn-helix domain-containing protein; this encodes MTENQLVSVLEQIQSLAIPAKEIMTINDCAIYTGLSTSYLYKLTSKKEIPFFKPMGKRVYFKRSEIDQWLLRNKQGEAS
- a CDS encoding AlpA family phage regulatory protein codes for the protein MTQANRFSPPPAETRGEILRAYNESERLIKEAERERITAISRTTWWRLERSGEVPRRKRVGGSTVWLLSDLLAWMQK
- a CDS encoding methylated-DNA--[protein]-cysteine S-methyltransferase, which gives rise to MNESPPTVTHVITSPVGPLRLTATEQALLGVYFLGEQTQDVTPVCPEQTIVSWATRELQAYFAGQLRTFTVPLQPVGTTFQLSVWQQLQAIPWGETCSYGDIARALGQPGASRAVGMANNRNPLPIIIPCHRVIGSAGQLVGFGGGLSIKQQLLALEQAQLGLL